Sequence from the Sardina pilchardus chromosome 15, fSarPil1.1, whole genome shotgun sequence genome:
tggcttgccaatgaccacactaatgaacaaattgaataaacacatccaccaggtgtgtaagcacgcatgtgcaaaattgaaaacgcagcactcaggtgtattatgctcgatcctcgaggggcgttcccactgatctataactaacactggatagactatcccattgttttcgccccattattctttatgtcgatcagtgaggatcgaggcccgaggagcgagggaggatgtataaaagcccaaatgagaggcacccatagcctgtgatgtggatgaactcttatggcttgatccagctagacggagagatgattagagtattacgtattgttgttacttgtttatattgttgctttagtttttcttcagtgactgtaagtgtacagtactttttatttgtgtacaaatttttatttttctacactttacagtagttagaactataattttggcattttctgttgattgataactgaacatatggtacagtgaaagaaagaaatattgtctgcagcatcagttttgtgcattgcttgatgagggttcatcaaaatatttttgtcatctaaattatcctaatgctctcaaacaatatgtctgagtaagatccatatattggaagagggtttttacagatgtgttttgaatttattgtgttggtgtgtgtaagatagcgacagtgtggaatcattcaaagaatgtgttagtgatatgagaacagtataaggtttttatcaatgtgtttattgttttgacagaaatatttaattttgctaacaatctgttacgtactgctgattgggtgttgtgtttggttaattgtgtgatgtgtttagacaaaaagagccccgttttcaaaattgtgtgtaaacgattggaaaaaactgtaatacactGCAAACCACAGCACGGATACTGCATAATCATATTATGATATTTTACTGGCCATTTTATGGAAGGTTACTATGTGGGGGTGACAACAGTGTTCCGTTGCATTGGGTGCTGTTGGCCTTTTAGGGAAATCACGTCTTTGGAGCAAGGGGGAATACCACCACTGCAAGCCAGAGAGACAACTCTCACTACTACCATCAAGTATACCACAATAACCAACCACAGTTGGTCTCGGTGAAGGGAAAATATTCCAGTGGTAGTTCCGCCTCAACCGTTTCTCTGATGTGGAAGAATTTCTGCAAACCTGTGAACTGTGTTCAGATATCAGTTGCTGAAAAgctaattatatatatatatatatatatatatatatatactgtatatatatacacacacacacagtagggagCCCATGTATTTGATATCAtactaaaacaggaatataaaatcataatttgacaataaatcttaatgtcttaattaaacaaataaataaaaataaaaccgcgaagtacaccaattttctttgtgattgaagaatgtatcgtaaataaataaatgttttccttaaatgctaggggaaggaagtatttgaccccctatgtaaccctatgggaatttactgtaacacatagggttaacataggggcaggcagatttttatttttaaaggccagctatttcatgaatccaggatattatgcatcctgataaagttcccttggcctttggaattaaaatagccccacatcatcacatacccttcaccatagctagagatgcttttgctttttccagtaggcctacagtattagcctgtttgatttgcattgagctcaatgagcatcaaacaggcaatttttacaagtgtttttttttttttttttttttaattattattatttcttaatCAAATTCAAGTGAATATAATTCCAAAGTCTATCCTACATTTTAGGCTTATTGAAAATGTCTAAATCAGAACAATTTccattattaaaaaaaacaccacatttTCACACAGTCTTTTAAGTGTAAAAGGAAACTAAATTGTTACAAGTAAAGCAAAACCTCAGATCACACTTTACTTGGATAATCCTGGTTAAATCGGTACATGCTCAGAATATCAATAAACGATCTGGTGACACTGTTACAGTACGATGTTCAGTAATTGTTTAACAATTTTGATTAATTGTTAACTAATTGTTTAACAACAATTCCACATACTGAATTTAAATCTCAACAGATGATGAGATGATCTATCTCAGAAAGGGAGAGCGAAGTGAGGAGAGGTTGAATCAGCAGGTCCATAGAACCAGCAAATTGTCACTGAGTACCCTATGAGGCAGCAGAGCTACAGAGCTCATAGCTATTATTGCCCCTTTGTAGTGATGAGAACTGAATAGCTGTGAAGTTTTACACTATAGGTCTTAGCCACTTCCTTCTTCTATTCATGTGACTCTTGTTACAGGACATGATGTCCTTCTTGCTGGCAAGTGTCATTCGACAGCTAAAGTGAGCCACCTTACTGCAAGTGAGTGGTCTTACACGGATATTTCTCCCTCCTGTGGCCACTTTAGGAACTGATACATTGTGTGGGAGGAAAGTCGCCGCACTGTCTTGATGAAAACAAATCTGACGTTCACACTGACTAATGCATTATTTTACAGTTAATTTAAAGCTGTGTGGAAAATACATGTACAATGCAGGTGTTGTGGAGATATCATATTGAAAGTCTGTTGTGTCTGCTCGCACAAGGAAAAAGTGTAGGCAGCGTCCCAGCACTTGTGAACCCTGTCTGttcatgccacacacacgcacaggtacacgcacaagcacacggacacgcacacgcacacacacgcacacacacaccacaaacacaccacacacacacacacacacacacacacacacacacaaacacacacacacctccagagaGGATGAGTGACTGGCTGTCACTTAGCATAGCAAGGACGTCTGACCTCAGGAAAAGGAATAAGACCTCAGACTCTGAGGCTCAGAGATGGTTTACTGAAAATTATAACTTGGTTTATGTGGTTAGATTTCATAGTGTTAAAAATGTTTACTTACATACATAATTTGTGTGTCTAAAATCAGCGCTTCATTTGGTGGGTGGCGCAGTTACTGTATGTGAGGAAGGACCCTGAACTGTTtagttatacagtatgtttttgtcttgtttgtttgttcgtttccTTTTGACTGTTTTGACATCATGTCATCTTTTCACGACCAAAGGTACAGTTACACCCAAAAAAGTGAAAAGACTGTCAGTttataatatgcaaattatttgGTTTATGCCAACTAATGACAGATATATTCCGCAGGCTATTTGAAGAAGCGGTGGTGTAGTATTTCAACTAGTGGGTTTATGTGTTAGATACAGTGTAACACAATAACCCACtggtaatatatatatttttttctatatttttcgtatctgttttttttttatatttatttttaaactcAGTGGTTTTACAATTCTATCTCATAAATGTtatattaaaataataaaataaaaattcaGGAGAACAAACATCAGTCACACATCAGTTTAATTTATAAAAAAATAAGCCTACAAAATCCATGATCCACACATTTTTCATTGTgatgaaaaatgacaaaaatcagCATGTCAAAAAGAACGATAAAAGCTATTTTTCGCCAGTCAAACAACAGCATGAGAGTTTAAAAAGATGATGAAGTAATTCCCTAAAACCTTCTGCTTTTTCCCACATAACTTTTTTGCAACAGAATGTTTAACAGTTCTCAGCACTGAAGTACCTCTTCAGCTCAGTTGAAAGTGAGAAAATTCCCCCGCGTGTTCAGGCTTTGGTACATGTAGGGCAATTCATTCTTTCAGTCGGGCTACACCGGGTCCTGCAATTGACGTGCACAGTTCTTGGAGCAATAGTTTTAGAACACTGGTCTAATTTCTTAAAATGAACGTGCCACCATCACGTCTGGTGTGTAGCCAGccggaagctaattgttgcagtgCACACTCCGcgaacggaatgcttcagttcCGTACCTGGTGTAACCTGCCTGTTTGAGGGGCAGATAGAGCGACAGGGGCAAGCTAGGGTAAACTGAAGACGGGTAGAAGCAGGAGGAGCTCCAGGGAACCAGTAAGCCATCGTGGAGCGCAGTTTGCCCGAGATGAGGCAGCAGCCAGCCGGGGCTActcggaggagaggaggggacggCTTGTGGAGCGATGACCTGCCACTGGGGCGGAAAGGCCTTTTGGAGTGGGCTTGCGGCAGTCTCCTCGCCCGCTGGGACGTCGTCGCTGGAGGAGGAGACCTGGTGCTGAGCTGCTTTGGCTGGTTTTGACGACGCCTCGGCCGAAGGCTGGCTGAGGCCGTTGGGCTTGAAGAGGAACTCTGGCGGGGGAACACAGGCCGCGCTCTGGGGGTGGACCAGGGAGGGGAACAGCGGAGAGGACCCCGAGAAGACGTCCGGAGACCTCTGGTACACACTCAAAGGGCTCTGCGACAGGGCCAGGCAGGACATCTTCCCGACTGACCTGCTTCGCGGGCCCTCCAGCAGGGGCACACAGCTGCCCTTGAAGCCCCAGAGGGCGGACGGTGGCTGGCTCATGAGCGGGTGTCCTTGGACTGGCACTGGGCACTGTATGGCGGCGGCGGAGGGCGGCGGGAAGGGGCGTGCGAGGTCCGGCTCCCGGCCCTGGTGCGGGTGGCACTGCAGGCTGAAGACCTCGGCGCGCAGCTGGGCGTTCTCCTCGCTCAGGGCCAGCAGCTGGCCCTCCAGCATCATGTCGGTGAAGCGGCGCTTCTCGCGCGAGCGCTTGGCCGCCTCGTTGTTCTTGCGCCGCTTGTCCCAGTACAGGGCGTCCTTCTTGCTGGCCGGCGTCATCTCCCGCTTGCGCCGGGCGCTGGGCACCAGGTGGCTCTTGAAGGGCCGCAGCCGCAGCAGCCGGCGGGAGGACAGGAGGGACGGACCCGGCAAAGGGACGAGAGTCTTGGGACCGGGCGACTCGTCGCCACCATCCCAGCTCCTCTCCGCAGCGGACGACGGCAAGGACACGCTCGCCAGGAGACTAGCGCTGCTCGGTGGAGTACACATGGGACTGACTGTGAGGGTAGAAAGTAAATTGGCAAAACAAACAGTCAAGGTCAGAGCAAGGTTGACACtttggaggaagtgtgtgtgtgcgtttgtgtgtgtgtgtgtgtgtgtgggagtacgGTTTCAGAAAAAGCACTAATGAGAATCGAACTAGATGCCAGCGATAAGGACACATTCGTAATGAAGAAGTACAAATATGGAACGTGTGTTGGTTGAGGTGTTAAGTTTTGTGGTGCTCTAGGCCCTTCCTGCAGCTAAAGAAAgtgcaacacatacagtatgcagagaCCCTAAGACTGACAAATGCAACTCTTTCATTCTGCATAGGGCTAATGGACACTGAATGACTACAGATGTCCACATTATTCAATTATTCTGTAGTatcctgcactgcactgcacaccttGCCAGATCAAATTATGTTAACTTAATTAACAGAAAAGCATTAATCGAAATAGAAAAATGTTTGCTTGCTAATGAAAAAAACCCAAATCTTATTGATCTTATTTAATACTTCTCTTATAAGGGACCAGAGAAGTATTAAACACATCAGGCCTTGCAGTTATTTTAGACGTTGAAATTACTGTAACTTCAAAGGCAACATATCCAGTCTATATTAAAGACGTGGGCGTAAAGAAAGTAGCCAGTAATTTGTTAGAACTCAAAAGGAAAGTTTTAGATGAGGATGTGCACCGTACCTGTATGGCGCTGTCTGGTGGCACAGTGCTGAAGAGTAAGGCTGCAGTCGTGAAGGGTTTGTTCGCTTCTGGCACACACGCATGTAAGGCAACAACACACTTTCTCGGTCGCATTTATATCAAGCATTGAATctgggatctctctctctctctctctctctctctctctctctctctctctctctctctctctctctctctctcttctgtatcTTGAACGTGGGTAACCGCCCTCTTAATGCAAAGTGGTTGAAATCCGGAAATCTAGAACAAGCGAAAAAAAAACGTGGACGTGCGACATGGGTCATCTAGGCTATCGCAAGTAGTCCATTCTCCTGTGAGTCAGTGACatattgcataggctactgtatgtacagtgagGATGCAAGGGTACACGTAAAACAGTGCCAACTCATTCAGAGAAGTGTAAAGCTGCTTTTTGGCGTTATAATAATCCATATATGCAAAGCATTGAAAGCCTCAGGTAAACGTTGAACGTCACCACAATGCATAGCCTTCTTAAATCGAAAACCATTATGGAGAACAACATGATTCAGTCAGGTGCTGGGACAGGTGTTCTACATACGCATATTGTGAATGACAGGTGTAGCCTGTGTATTGTACCGATTACTTAATGCATAATAGGCATAGtcttcttttgtctctctctttaaaaaaaaatcacacaagaGCAGAGGTTTGTCTCGAGCTAAGAGGCCCCCGTAGCTTACACACCTACAGAAATGCATAACCAGTGGTCTGAGTTGCATCGAAAAGGAGGCCAAGATGTCAACAGGTTGTGAAAACGAGCGGATGTGGTGATGGCGGTGAGGGGGTGTCCAAGTTGTGAGAGGGGGCTGCTGCAtttggggagaggggagaactGTGAGGGAGCCGATGCACCCGTCGGTTTTCACCTGTGACTCACCCTCTGCGCGGTTCTTTGATCTCCGTTAGTGACTCATCACAGCCTGACAGCTCCACGGAATTCAGAGGACGTCTTATTTACCTATCCGCTCCTCGCAACCTGGGCTAGCTCGCTCTACTTAACTCCAGCGAAGTCTGTCCGCTTCGTGCCCATCACCACAAGCGTAAATACCGTTGGAATATACATTGCGCGGTGTTCACCGACCGGGTTTCACTTTCACGGTGCTTGCATGGTTTTGAAAAGAGAAACACATCGCATCACAGTAGCTGTTCAAGCAGCAGTAAAGAAGTTATCATGTGACGTCCCAGAACATGACTTACCACAGCAGCATTTGCTGGTCATAGCTTTctgaattgttttgttttttcatcaGTTTACTGTAAAACGTTGTGTGGCACGTTTGATCCTGCTTGCAAACCACTTCCTGCCTTTGAGCTGAAATACCCGTGATGACCTGGTTTTAAAGGTATTATTTTTTATCCGTTATATAGTATTTCTCTTTTTCCAGTTGCTGACTGAAACTGCAGAAGAGTGCAAACCAAGGTCACTTCAGGCGAGATGTTCAGTAACTGTGCATCCTCGTATCTTGGCCCTTGGTGTATTGgaaagtagtagtagtagcagcaatTTGCCACTTCTGTTTTGACTTATGTGTAATgcaactagatagatagatagatagatagatagatacgtactttattcatccccacagGGGAACTTCAGGTGTAcagcagcctacagtatgttgtccaAACAACAAGCATTCACCAAGCAATACACTGATACAAACACAAGTAAAGACACAGACAATGGTTGTAGAATTGGTATCGGTCAAATGAATTTTcacatgatatacagtatggccGTACAATGACATACTATCTGTCCCCAGTGACAATATGAAGCCTATGCATTGTGCAGGCCTGCATTCAGGTTGAAACATGCTTGGAAGGTTTTTCATGGCCTTTTGCTCACTTTGCTCATTTTGGCCAAATCTTGCTGCTGCTTGAAACCTAGCTGGTTGACATAAAGAGGCATCAATTTGGAACCTATCATGGGCCCAAATGTCAATGATGGGCAATGTGCCAAGTCTTAAGACTGACTAAAGGTCATTTAATAATTAAGCAAAATCAATTTACTAATACAATTAAGCACAAACATTGACGAGCCAGCTCCCACATCCTACACAGTTGCTATACTTCATGCACGAGACAGTTTGCACATTGCCTGTCATTTAAATTAGAGctttctgtactgtatgtcttattTCCTgagacagtaggctactgagaTAAACTACACTGTTACAGTAACATTACTTATGTAACGTTGAAATCCGTGAATGACTACACTGAAGTGACGAAGAGGTGTTTTCATCTCCAGGATCTCTCAGTGATGCAGTTGATGGGGCATTCATTACCTGCAGATGTGGTGAGTCGTGCTTGGTGAAACACTGcaactctgtctgtctggtcgACTGTGGCATGTGCCTATGTGAGCAAACCCTGCAGAGTGGAGGCACAGCATGCAAGCTTTACACCTTTACCCCACTCTGCAACAACCACCCCCTCGCGCCCACCCACTTGATTCCCAGTCTCACTCTTTCAGTTGAGTCATGCACGCATTGGGGGCGTGCATTAACCTCAATATTACTGTCACCAACCCACTCAATTACTTTATCTGAACAGCGTAGATCCACAATACATCATGTTGCCCTTTGTACAAAACCATTTCGGCTTCATGAAACAATGGGAATGGTTTGACAATGAGAAATTAGTGCATTGGTGGTTGGAATACGTATGTTTCTAAATAGATTTAGATACATGcatttatatttcttttttttaaagacagccCACATAGGTGCAACATACGTTCTACGGCCCGGACCTGGCTGTAAACCACTTTAATCCGGCTTGCAGCATCTTTGGGGAAAAATGCCCCTCTGTTCTGTACAGGGCCCCTAGAAGCTGCAAAATGTTGCCCATCCCATTACATTAATGTCAGGCCTGTTGTTCTACCTGACCGCAATAAAGCATAATGTAAGGTAATGTATGACATAATATAATATGTTTAGcgtttcacttttttttatacTACATGTAGTTCTAGCTATACCTGTGCAAGTGTATGAAACACTAAGACCTCCAACTGAAATGTTGTTTTGTTAAAACCTAACAGTACTTTATTTAGCAGTTGTTGCAATATGTTGACCGTATTCCTTCATCCAAAACATGCATTTTGTATATCAGTGAAATAGATGACTGTAATTGGGCCTATTTGCAGTCCAGCTTCATAATTTCCAAATTTCGTGCTAGACTGAGGAAATATTTTGTTCCACGGGCCATGCTGCGCTTTAACCCCACACAGAAGTGGGCTGTGGTGTTATTGACTATTGGTCATGACTCATGAATCTGGCTCTCTGGCCCTACCATGCCAACCCACATTTAGACAGTTACGAGCTACACTAGCCTCTACAGCATACTCAATCTGGGCCTTTGTGTGTTTTAAGCCTTAATTCTGGTATTCATTTAATATATTTATCAACAGTTTGCACAGTTGTTGCATTTTATTTCTATTGCTGATCGCAAGTTTACTATTTGTATACTTTATGTACCTTTTGCTAATGTGTATTGCTTTGAACTGCTCAGCATTTGCACTACCCctatggacatactgtatactaacatatggtggtggtagcatagcctgaaaagttgtagATTCAATACCAGGTTTCctccattgtgcccttgagcaaggcactcaaCCCAGGCTGCTCCAGGACCAATGGTCCTTGTAATATGATTGACATTTctagggctgagaaccaaagtgacattttggtcaaaattgagttatatatcacctgaaagctcttgatgagctctcttagctgacaaaattatagaaataaaatatttataaatatatagttattgaaaaaaaaaaaaaaacgaaggtctttaactgtgaacatatagaggcagttagatttgttttggctctcctgtaaagttggtgaaatgtcacttacgcccctttggttctcagccctcgatttgtaagtcgctttgaataaaaacatctctGAAATGAACAGATGAATGTACAGTAAGCTGTACtaaagtatctatccatctttTACTGCCACGGAATTCTAGAATGCTGCATGCACCCTCCCAATCCCCTTGGCATTTTTGAACACAATCATTGTGGGGGTGCattctgtactgtatatgcacctCTGGCAGTAAAAGGATATATCACTGAATCCTACAGacttattattgttattacaaCTCCCTCTtattctctgtctccatctacAGCAGGGTTGCTGGCCCTTACAAATATCAGAATCAGCACAATGGGTGCAAGGGCCTTCTCCAACGCTACTGTACTTCAAACCATGGAGCTCACCTCaccccacatacagtacgtgctttgaccccattacacaattttaAACTGCTCTTAAAGCCCACCTTTTCCAACCAGATTTTGCGCTAAAACCTGctcattttatattttattaatgTTAGGTGTATGTTTTACTGATT
This genomic interval carries:
- the si:dkey-172o19.2 gene encoding nuclear factor interleukin-3-regulated protein isoform X2; this translates as MCTPPSSASLLASVSLPSSAAERSWDGGDESPGPKTLVPLPGPSLLSSRRLLRLRPFKSHLVPSARRKREMTPASKKDALYWDKRRKNNEAAKRSREKRRFTDMMLEGQLLALSEENAQLRAEVFSLQCHPHQGREPDLARPFPPPSAAAIQCPVPVQGHPLMSQPPSALWGFKGSCVPLLEGPRSRSVGKMSCLALSQSPLSVYQRSPDVFSGSSPLFPSLVHPQSAACVPPPEFLFKPNGLSQPSAEASSKPAKAAQHQVSSSSDDVPAGEETAASPLQKAFPPQWQVIAPQAVPSSPPSSPGWLLPHLGQTALHDGLLVPWSSSCFYPSSVYPSLPLSLYLPLKQAGYTRYGTEAFRSRSVHCNN
- the si:dkey-172o19.2 gene encoding nuclear factor interleukin-3-regulated protein isoform X1; the protein is MLDINATEKVCCCLTCVCARSEQTLHDCSLTLQHCATRQRHTVSPMCTPPSSASLLASVSLPSSAAERSWDGGDESPGPKTLVPLPGPSLLSSRRLLRLRPFKSHLVPSARRKREMTPASKKDALYWDKRRKNNEAAKRSREKRRFTDMMLEGQLLALSEENAQLRAEVFSLQCHPHQGREPDLARPFPPPSAAAIQCPVPVQGHPLMSQPPSALWGFKGSCVPLLEGPRSRSVGKMSCLALSQSPLSVYQRSPDVFSGSSPLFPSLVHPQSAACVPPPEFLFKPNGLSQPSAEASSKPAKAAQHQVSSSSDDVPAGEETAASPLQKAFPPQWQVIAPQAVPSSPPSSPGWLLPHLGQTALHDGLLVPWSSSCFYPSSVYPSLPLSLYLPLKQAGYTRYGTEAFRSRSVHCNN